Proteins encoded by one window of Bactrocera oleae isolate idBacOlea1 chromosome 4, idBacOlea1, whole genome shotgun sequence:
- the LOC138856936 gene encoding uncharacterized protein — translation MDCTKHTQGFKLFCHNHMYVFSHFDIYHKEFKFKREKEKITIEKKKLENKHGVLLATDELRNRINNLAKKYRFIPKRKRNNDEDFLEPAKKKQKIMEEYFIKFIKNEEKALDLMEQTNTIPLAILNKNT, via the exons ATGGATTGCACTAAACATACCCAAGGCTTTAAGCTCTTCTGTCATaatcatatgtatgttttcagCCATTTTGACATTTATCATAAAGAGTTTAAATTCAAAcgtgaaaaggaaaaaataacaattgaaaagaaaaaa CTGGAAAATAAACATGGAGTTTTGCTTGCAACGGACGAACTACGAAATCGCATAAACAATTTGGCAAAGAAGTACAGGTTT ATTCCGAAGAGAAAGAGAAACAATGATGAAGACTTCCTGGAACCCGctaaaaagaaacaaaagataatggaagaatattttattaaatttattaaaaacgaaGAGAAGGCTCTTGATTTAATGGAACAAACCAACACCATTCCTTTggctatattaaataaaaatacttaa